In the genome of Neoarius graeffei isolate fNeoGra1 chromosome 27, fNeoGra1.pri, whole genome shotgun sequence, one region contains:
- the rnd3a gene encoding rho family GTPase 3a — MKERRSCQKSSFQPGMDASQNVKCKIVVVGDSQCGKTALLHVFAKDCFPENYVPTVFENYTASFEIDTQRIELSLWDTSGSPYYDNVRPLSYPDSDAVIICFDISRPETLDSVLKKWKGEIQEFCPNTKMLLVGCKSDLRTDLSTLVELSNHRQMPVSYDQGSAMAKQISAPYIECSALQSENSVRDIFHVATLACVNKNNKTVKRNKSTRSAKRISHMPGRPDLAAVATDFRKDKAKSCTVM; from the exons ATGAAGGAAAGAAGGTCGTGCCAGAAATCGTCCTTTCAGCCAGGAATGGACGCGAGTCAGAACGTTAAGTGTAAGATAGTGGTGGTGGGAGACAGTCAGTGTGGGAAAACAGCTTTACTTCATGTTTTTGCTAAGGACTGTTTCCCTGAG AATTATGTTCCCACTGTGTTTGAGAATTACACAGCCAGTTTTGAGATTGACACTCAGAGGATTGAGCTCAGTCTGTGGGACACTTCAG GCTCCCCATACTATGATAACGTGAGGCCACTGTCATACCCCGACTCAGACGCCGTCATCATCTGCTTTGACATCAGTCGCCCAGAGACACTGGACAGTGTTCTTAAAAAG TGGAAAGGGGAGATCCAGGAGTTCTGCCCCAACACGAAGATGCTGCTCGTTGGCTGCAAGTCAGACCTGAGAACCGACCTCAGCACGTTAGTGGAGCTGTCCAATCACAGACAGATGCCAGTATCGTATGATCAG ggTTCTGCGATGGCGAAACAGATCTCTGCTCCATACATCGAGTGTTCGGCGCTGCAGTCGGAGAACAGCGTGCGGGACATTTTCCATGTGGCGACGCTCGCCTGTGTCAACAAGAACAACAAAACTGTCAAACGCAACAAGTCCACGCGCTCAGCCAAACGCATTTCACACATGCCTGGTAGGCCTGACCTGGCTGCCGTGGCAACGGACTTCCGCAAGGACAAAGCCAAGAGTTGCACAGTCATGTGA